The DNA region CGGTCTCGACCGTACGACTGACTGTGCACAGCCGGTCGTGGGACTGCTTCACCGCACGCGGCAACGCCTCCCGCGCGGTGTCGCCCTCCGGTCCCTCCGGGAAGTGAACCGCGAAAGTGACGTTCAAGTTCGCCAGGTGATTCCCGATCACCGGGTCCTTCAGCTTGTCGCCCGCGACGGTCACGGTGAAGGTGACCGGTTCCGCGCGCCTGCTGGTGATGTAGTCGACGTCGACGGCCGTGCAGCCGCCGATCGCGGCGAGGAAGAGCTCCACGGGGGTGAAATCCGCTCCATCGCCCTCGCCGATCGACAGCGTTCCGCCGCGAACGTTCGTGGCGGTGTAGTGGCCGAGGCCGCCGCGCTCGATGGAGACCGTGCGCAGCGTGTCGTCACTCATTCAAGTACCCCGTTCGTTGATCTCTATGACACCGGCCAAGTATGCACGGGTTCGTTGCTGTGCATGAACTTCGCATACCGGCGGGTCATCTCCCGCAACGCCTGCTCGCGGTTCACCGACGTGTTCGCCTCCAGCCCCCGCACCGTGTCCACCTGCCACGTCGCGCCGTTGCGGCCGGTGATGCAGCGCTGCTCGATGACCCCGAGCAGCCGATCCCGGTCAGCCGCCGACACGCCCCACGCGTCGAGGCCGTCGTGCGCCATCGGCAGCAGCCGCCGCAGCACCAGTTCGGCGGCGGGGACCTCGCCGACCCCAGGCCAGTACACCCGAGCGTCGATCCCCGCCCGAGCGGCGGCGTGGAAGTTGTCCTCCGCCGCCGAGAAGCTCATCTGCGTCCACAAAGGACGATCCTGGTCCGTCAATGCCCGAACCAGCCCGAAATACAGCGCCCCATTGGCCATCACGTCCACCACCGACGGCCCAGCGGGCAGCACCCGGTTCTCCACCCGAAGATGCGGCCGACCATGCACCACGTCATAGATCGGCCGGTTCCACCGGTAGATCGTGCCGTTGTGCAACCGCAGCTCGTGCAGCTCCGGTGTGTCACCCCGGGCGAGCACCTCAGCCGGGTCCTCGTCATCGGTCAACGGCAGCAGCGCCGGGTAGTACTGCACGTTCTCCTCGAACAAGTCGAAGATCGACGTGATCCACCGGTCCCCGAACCAGACCCGGGGCCGCACGCCCTGGGCCTTGAGCTCGTCCGGGCGGGTGTCGGTGGCCTGCTCGAACAGCGCGATCCGCGTCTCGGCCCACAGCTGCTTGCCGAACAGGTACGGCGCGTTGGCGCCCAGCGCCAGCTGGATCGAGGCGACCACCTGGCTGGCGTTCCAGAATTTCGCG from Alloactinosynnema sp. L-07 includes:
- a CDS encoding glutamate-cysteine ligase family protein, with protein sequence MGKDVESTEFTRADRQRFRQKVRRCLDVFAQMLAESRFDADRPMAGLEIELNLVDDAGDPSMRNAEVLAAISDPAFQTELGQFNIEINLPPQPLRPNGLAAFEDMVRANLNEAEAKANRVNSHIVMVGILPTLRGVHVSEDTLSANPRYKLLNEQVFAARGEDLEINIVGQERLVTTADSIAPESACTSVQYHLQVAPEDFAKFWNASQVVASIQLALGANAPYLFGKQLWAETRIALFEQATDTRPDELKAQGVRPRVWFGDRWITSIFDLFEENVQYYPALLPLTDDEDPAEVLARGDTPELHELRLHNGTIYRWNRPIYDVVHGRPHLRVENRVLPAGPSVVDVMANGALYFGLVRALTDQDRPLWTQMSFSAAEDNFHAAARAGIDARVYWPGVGEVPAAELVLRRLLPMAHDGLDAWGVSAADRDRLLGVIEQRCITGRNGATWQVDTVRGLEANTSVNREQALREMTRRYAKFMHSNEPVHTWPVS
- a CDS encoding OsmC family protein, which codes for MSDDTLRTVSIERGGLGHYTATNVRGGTLSIGEGDGADFTPVELFLAAIGGCTAVDVDYITSRRAEPVTFTVTVAGDKLKDPVIGNHLANLNVTFAVHFPEGPEGDTAREALPRAVKQSHDRLCTVSRTVETGAAIEVVIAE